The proteins below are encoded in one region of Polypterus senegalus isolate Bchr_013 chromosome 2, ASM1683550v1, whole genome shotgun sequence:
- the LOC120524268 gene encoding olfactory receptor 1496-like, translating into MSIMKLICFAFVNLAAPEMNNETFSSSEFVLHCLIEADQRRYIIAALAFIYLLSLFGNLLVIIVIILNDKLHAPMYIYIGTLAVIDLANSTILIPKMLADLRVLHSPVPYGLCFFQMSIILNVEEMESLLLTLMAFDRYVAVVHPLRYNTIVTNKRVWISVIMMNVFVFLFNSQYLFFARELIFCRTNILPYCFCDYATMVQIACTNDPKYLLLLSVIVIITGVIPMVFILLSYSVITIAAIRISSAERKKKAFSTILTHLLVVFFFYVPLLTSYILPGAGVKLSEEAYNTMVIVGNVVPPMLNPIIYSFRNEEIRGGIYRLFTGTKTAPVVKSH; encoded by the coding sequence ATGTCGATTATGAAgctaatttgttttgcttttgttaacCTTGCAGCTCCGGAAATGAACAACGAAACCTTCTCTTCTTCAGAATTTGTGCTGCACTGTTTAATCGAGGCAGACCAGAGACGTTATATAATCGCAGCCCTCGCCTTCATTTATCTACTTTCTCTCTTTGGAAACCTCCTGGTAATTATCGTCATAATTCTGAATGACAAGCTTCATGCACCGATGTACATTTACATTGGCACTTTGGCGGTGATTGATTTGGCTAACAGCACAATCCTCATTCCAAAAATGCTTGCTGACCTTCGAGTCCTGCACTCTCCTGTGCCTTATGGGCTTTGCTTTTTTCAAATGTCTATTATTTTGAATGTTGAAGAGATGGAGTCTCTCCTCCTCACTTTAATGGCATTTGACCGCTATGTAGCTGTAGTTCACCCTCTGAGGTATAACACAATTGTTACAAACAAAAGAGTCTGGATAAGTGTGATCATGATGAATGTCTTTGTCTTCTTGTTTAACTCACAATACCTCTTTTTTGCACGAGAACTTATTTTTTGTCGCACCAATATCTTACCGTATTGTTTCTGTGACTACGCCACAATGGTCCAGATTGCCTGTACTAATGACCCAAAATACTTGCTGCTTTTGTCTGTCATCGTTATCATTACAGGGGTCATCCCTATGGTATTTATTCTGCTGTCTTACAGCGTCATTACAATAGCAGCCATAAGGATTTCATCGgcggaaaggaaaaagaaagcattcaGCACCATCCTGACTCACTTGCTGGTCGTGTtcttcttttatgttccattGCTTACGTCTTACATACTACCGGGAGCTGGCGTGAAGCTTTCTGAAGAAGCGTACAACACAATGGTGATTGTTGGCAATGTTGTACCTCCTATGCTGAATCCAATCATTTACAGCTTCAGGAATGAGGAGATCAGAGGAGGCATATATAGGCTTTTTACAGGAACAAAGACAGCTCCAGTAGTTAAAAGCCACTAA